The Naumovozyma dairenensis CBS 421 chromosome 3, complete genome genome has a window encoding:
- the HTB1 gene encoding histone H2B (similar to Saccharomyces cerevisiae HTB1 (YDR224C); ancestral locus Anc_8.438) has translation MSSKAEKKPAASKAPAEKKPAAKKTSTATEGIKKRTKVRKETYSSYIYKVLKQTHPDTGISQKSMSILNSFVNDIFERIATEASKLAAYNKKSTISAREIQTAVRLILPGELAKHAVSEGTRAVTKYSSTTQA, from the coding sequence atgtcaTCTAAAGCCGAAAAGAAACCTGCTGCTTCTAAAGCTCCAGCTGAAAAGAAACCAGCCGCCAAGAAAACTTCTACTGCCACTGAAGGTATTAAAAAGAGAACTAAAGTCAGAAAGGAAACATATTCTTCATACATTTACAAAGTCTTAAAGCAAACACATCCAGATACAGGTATTTCTCAAAAATCAATGTCTATCCTAAATTCATTCGTTaatgatatctttgaaagaattgcCACAGAAGCTTCTAAATTGGCTGCTTATAACAAGAAATCTACCATATCAGCTAGAGAAATTCAAACTGCTGTTAGATTGATCTTACCTGGTGAATTGGCCAAACATGCTGTCTCTGAAGGTACTAGAGCTGTTACTAAATATTCTTCCACTACTCAAGCTTAA
- the ADK1 gene encoding adenylate kinase ADK1 (similar to Saccharomyces cerevisiae ADK1 (YDR226W); ancestral locus Anc_8.441): MSTSSLRIVLIGPPGAGKGTQAPKLVEKYNAAHLSTGDMLRSQIAKGSELGLEAKKIMDKGGLVSDEIMVNMIKDELTNNPACKNGFILDGFPRTIPQAEKLDQMLAEQGTPLQRAVELKVDDDLLVSRITGRLIHPASGRSYHKLFNPPKVDMIDDITGEPLIQRSDDNEDALKKRLAGYHAQTEPIVDFYKKSGIWSGVDASQPPATVWDEILKALN, from the coding sequence ATGTCTACTTCATCTCTAAGAATCGTCTTGATTGGCCCACCAGGTGCCGGTAAAGGTACCCAAGCACCAAAATTAGTTGAAAAATACAACGCTGCCCATTTATCCACCGGTGACATGTTGAGATCTCAAATTGCCAAGGGTTCTGAACTAGGTTTAGAAGCCAAGAAAATCATGGATAAAGGTGGTTTAGTCTCTGATGAAATCATGGTCAACATGATCAAAGATGAATTGACTAATAATCCAGCTTGTAAGAATGGGTTCATCTTGGATGGGTTCCCAAGAACTATCCCACAagctgaaaaattagatcAAATGTTGGCTGAACAAGGTACTCCTTTACAAAGAGCTGTAGAACTAAaagttgatgatgatttgttAGTCTCAAGAATCACTGGAAGATTGATCCATCCTGCTTCTGGGAGATCTTATCATAAATTGTTTAATCCACCAAAGGTTGATATGATTGATGATATCACTGGTGAACCTTTGATTCAAAGATCTGACGATAATGAAGACgctttgaagaaaagattgGCTGGTTATCATGCTCAAACTGAACCAATTGTCGATTTCTATAAGAAGAGCGGTATTTGGTCAGGTGTTGATGCTTCTCAACCACCTGCTACAGTTTGGgatgaaattttgaaagcTTTGAACTAA
- the CCC1 gene encoding Ccc1p (similar to Saccharomyces cerevisiae CCC1 (YLR220W); ancestral locus Anc_8.437), with amino-acid sequence MSIVALKNAVVKVISSNADNKNNTQQQQTQNTSSYGSITTNNDNNNNNSNNLGQQPDLEQGLSPSTKSLNYDVDSSRSSNNNDSNVGIFDSLDPRMISDLIIGLSDGLTVPFALTAGLSSLGDSKLVITGGFAELISGAISMGLGGYLGAKSESDYYHAEVKQERRKIFENQNLIYHEVEDILIQINPDFSEETILSFIKDLQSNPDLMLDFVVRYGKGLEEPAENRQFISAMTIGGGYLIGGFVPLFPYFFVTSVHQGLIYSIIVMAVTLFLFGYFKAQISMGDVSTFPRKIGEGVEMMTVGGVAAAAAWFFVKLLG; translated from the coding sequence ATGTCTATCGTAGCTTTAAAAAATGCAGTAGTGAAAGTTATCTCATCAAATGCTGATAATAAGAACAATACTCAACAACAGCAAACTCAAAATACATCCTCATACGGTTCAATAACCactaataatgataacaacaataataatagtaataatcTTGGTCAACAACCAGATTTAGAACAAGGACTTAGCCCCTcaacaaaatcattaaacTACGATGTCGATTCTTCAAGATCTTCAAACAATAACGATTCAAACGTTGGTATCTTCGATTCTCTAGATCCAAGAATGATAAGTGATCTAATCATAGGTCTAAGTGACGGTTTAACTGTCCCATTCGCTCTTACCGCAGGGTTATCTTCACTAGGTGATTCTAAATTAGTCATTACGGGTGGGTTCGCAGAATTAATATCTGGAGCCATATCAATGGGTCTTGGTGGTTATTTAGGTGCCAAGAGTGAATCTGACTATTATCATGCTGAAGTTAAACAAGAACGTAGAaagatttttgaaaatcaaaatttaatttatcatgAAGTGgaagatattttgattCAAATTAATCCGGATTTTTCTGAAGAAACTATATTATCTttcattaaagatttacaaTCAAATCCAGATCTTATGTTAGATTTCGTTGTTAGATATGGGAAGGGATTAGAGGAACCTGCTGAGAATAGACAATTTATAAGTGCAATGACCATAGGAGGTGGGTATCTAATAGGTGGGTTTGTACCATTGTTTCCTTATTTCTTTGTGACGAGTGTTCATCAAGGattgatatattctataaTAGTTATGGCTGTGACTTTATTCCTCTTTGGGTATTTTAAGGCTCAAATTTCAATGGGGGATGTTTCTACTTTCCCAAGAAAGATCGGTGAAGGTGTTGAAATGATGACTGTGGGTGGTGTAGCTGCAGCTGCAGCTTGGTTCTTTGTTAAATTACTAGGTTAA
- the SIR4 gene encoding chromatin-silencing protein SIR4 (similar to Saccharomyces cerevisiae SIR4 (YDR227W); ancestral locus Anc_8.442), which produces MTNLSKSSNESTPSKDRPDKGNHEQLNSPNIPLMKYTNKKNSKAKKSQQSSGPSYILQKKAELVRKKALLSNVIRAHPEKQNPANFKIDRPSQLTNVSDSGLLSLLRSKTAFGKAIRNDLIETPKRKVPLLVTGKQSKSVEHRRYINKPNIVRSSSTIDAHNDRITPLPKLLVVDKTSENNETTEKNNNTKSPTSKGDENETKETPLNPVPFQRGPTSFLSNVRNMIRNNKSSADHSHPSTAKPKVITSKTPLKIVPAVPDVFSGSPKASENGSSDSSDISAEVNTALNSLSLIPTNTKKDVGDERTISSEELETVLPKHSNVDEVDSSNERAKDDVTSSDMPTNISTPSKITSEQEEGTENKNKVSNAQIVSNLPKIPPTNGLLPQVDTTASNIPSISAPDKKTATIQEDIEHEDKVSKESIITQSAKNISENESASHIADVSGMPLTDENTIDEVSPSSTLPNSPASDTLEIPIISSKLDDTDHVVEGKTDALSSGKDEGNTLESSSNKFLSQNITTKQNNVEALTPSNEANIDKQVQDEGYKHGVNANKHSSGTAKENAVANINIPPATNTFDKTKTKNIIPHKAIQSKANFERVVAESSLRSRLTELVKEVDLEERTTKEKDEQPHVSNFTGGLLFSNPGSVAPPKSAADRNSGGVITASEKHEFTQAPEHKGSLQNQDAPAIPTNLSSVKPSIKYSNVQASVSTPKNTNLPILPFKHSDVILPAPILTVQTDRRKDVEISAEPSVDVDMTVENVMNRSQTKASLPILQNKNSLTLPFNFSEEISPNPIPTAELDSGNHIGREGEQDTRSRVKTQTNMPLFVQNKTNSTKLGTTNSSMKTVESKEEVGSKSKLNAMERKRNNDDILESTKSKWSKVLWEEPESTSSQKNALLQLFSNVYNSSVASTSKTKSLASVLNKFTNKSTNTAATKSNNNEGNTSFIKENNTIFPSTPKPHRLKGSIISYSGSDVPKLEPISPVTTDFSTAKMEIIYIPDGAEEEAMKHGSNKGSTDVSSDSSDDFDDIEILDYIKNSSPVKGKTFEAELAASQEAPAAIDPYTERKMHDRILAIGVMEKLAAKTVYDKNSISDLIECGVVKHVPFVDDPKSSVTNNICSYNNYETSHAFFYQQLHKRDKLEYIPIDIPISEEYRKSHPVLKLEDLRNHKLDALTKVARPTSASNSSVQADKSSRGIWRNEWRETLKNATVYMDPTYPNNITDSEKRTVDEEFDKIRSIFETEFHVQFLAAFTTPAPNIVVIKGSPKDFGDEEHFKRYEKTVRESPVGRKLRIWSTEKTLRFFGNMNIDFEKLKFPTTMNAEGVPKHDVTNVSESSEEAENEIDEGSPDFRNYPSSSIGLLDHTIKPKEVIKEESLKGNIYPSEGVVTAIREIPQPIYQNVQGPAVISIKDESRHKKVQHEQTREEDMLVYFEGLIENLSKNMESRNQEILKSQEIIKSLSGLVMDNEVKLISQTAEVKRVEKIAEENEKELRRYKHLLKKRDHKVKKLTKRLISMQLSTETHQKTDKKLKKLLRKLAQKERQIKQLEKKCSNSEVNSNPKKSSKKDLKRGFKKDLKKPKNKPTFLYNLETSLQKSKMVGDISPIMQPVYFSDTIEQDGAEIPHREVRKIQHAYE; this is translated from the coding sequence ATGACAAATCTTTCTAAGTCATCGAATGAATCTACGCCTTCTAAAGATAGGCCAGATAAGGGAAACCATGAACAATTAAATTCACCAAACATTccattaatgaaatatacCAACAAAAAGAATAGCAAAGCAAAAAAATCTCAACAATCGAGTGGGCCGTCATACATTTTGCAAAAAAAAGCTGAGCTTGTACGAAAGAAGGCCTTGTTATCTAATGTCATTAGGGCACATCCAGAAAAGCAAAATCCAgctaattttaaaataGATCGTCCATCACAACTTACAAACGTGAGCGATAGTGGATTACTATCGCTCCTCAGATCAAAAACTGCATTTGGTAAAGCTATCAGAAATGACTTGATAGAAACaccaaaaagaaaagtGCCTCTTCTTGTAACTGGGAAACAAAGTAAAAGTGTAGAACATAGGAGATATATCAATAAACCTAACATAGTCAGATCTTCCTCCACAATCGATGCTCATAATGATAGAATAACACCACTTCCAAAACTACTAGTAGTAGATAAGACATCCGAAAATAACGAAACtactgaaaaaaataataatactaaaaGCCCAACTTCTAAAGGTGATGAAAACgaaacaaaagaaacaCCTCTTAATCCAGTTCCCTTTCAGAGAGGTCCTActtcatttttatcaaatgtAAGAAATATGATACGAAATAATAAGAGCAGTGCAGATCATTCTCATCCTTCGACAGCAAAGCCAAAAGTAATTACTTCAAAAACGCCATTAAAAATTGTTCCTGCAGTACCTGACGTATTTTCAGGAAGTCCGAAAGCATCCGAGAATGGATCATCAGATTCGTCTGATATTAGTGCCGAAGTGAATACGGCATTAAATAGTCTTTCCCTCATACCGACTAATACCAAAAAAGATGTCGGCGACGAAAGAACTATATCTTCTGAAGAGCTAGAAACAGTATTGCCAAAACATTCAAATGTAGATGAGGTAGATTCTAGCAACGAGAGAGCTAAGGATGATGTAACTAGTTCCGATATGCCTACAAATATTTCGACACCTTCTAAAATAACGtcagaacaagaagaaggaactgaaaataagaataaggTATCAAATGCGCAAATAGTCAGTAATTTACCTAAAATTCCACCAACGAACGGATTGCTTCCACAAGTTGATACAACAGCTTCTAACATCCCTTCAATTTCGGCACCTGATAAAAAAACAGCAACAATTcaagaagatattgaacATGAAGATAAAGTGTCAAAAGAATCAATAATTACTCAATCAGCTAAAAATATATCGGAAAATGAGTCTGCTTCACACATTGCTGATGTATCTGGCATGCCCCTTACAGATGAAAATACCATTGATGAAGTGAGCCCAAGTTCTACTTTACCCAACTCTCCAGCATCAGATACACTCGAGATACCTATCATATCATCTAAACTAGATGATACCGATCACGTCGTTGAAGGTAAGACAGATGCGTTGAGCAGCGGTAAAGATGAAGGAAATACACTGGAAAGTAGCTCTAACAAGTTTCTTTCTCAAAATATCACgacaaaacaaaataatgtGGAAGCACTCACACCTAGTAATGAAGcaaatattgataaacAAGTACAGGATGAAGGTTACAAACATGGTGTAAATGCAAACAAACATTCCTCAGGCACTGCTAAAGAAAATGCTGTTGCAAATATAAACATACCGCCTGCTACTAACACTTTCGATAAGACTAAAacaaagaatattattccGCATAAGGCTATCCAATCTAAAGCAAACTTCGAGAGAGTAGTAGCAGAGTCTAGCCTTCGATCTCGTCTCACTGAACTAGTTAAAGAAGTTGACCttgaagaaagaacaacgaaagaaaaagatgaacAACCGCACGTTTCTAATTTCACTGGTGGcctattattttccaatcCTGGCTCTGTGGCGCCACCCAAGTCGGCTGCTGATAGAAATAGCGGTGGCGTGATAACTGCATCTGAAAAGCATGAATTCACTCAAGCTCCTGAACATAAGGGTTCACTTCAAAACCAAGATGCACCAGCTATACCGACAAATCTAAGTTCTGTGAAACCTAGTATTAAATATTCTAATGTTCAGGCATCAGTTTCAACTCCGAAGAATACGAATTTACCTATTTTGCCTTTTAAACATAGCGACGTAATTCTTCCAGCTCCCATTTTAACTGTTCAAACTGATAGACGAAAGGATGTAGAAATCTCTGCGGAACCGAGTGTGGATGTGGATATGACTGTAGAGAACGTTATGAACCGTTCCCAAACCAAAGCTTCCTTACCAATTCtccaaaataaaaactcACTTACTCTGCCGTTTAACTTTTCTGAGGAAATATCTCCAAATCCAATTCCGACTGCAGAACTTGATAGTGGAAACCATATCGGAAGAGAGGGCGAACAGGATACAAGGTCCAGAGTAAAAACCCAGACTAATATGCCTTTATTTGTACAAAATAAAACCAACTCGACTAAATTAGGAACTACAAATTCAAGTATGAAGACAGTTGAATCAAAGGAAGAAGTTGGTTCAAAGTCGAAACTTAATGCAATGGAgaggaaaagaaacaatgatgatattttagAATCGACTAAATCGAAATGGAGTAAAGTATTATGGGAAGAACCAGAGTCCACTTCATCACAAAAGAATGCACTATTACAACTGTTCTCCAATGTTTACAATTCTTCAGTAGCAAGCActtcaaaaacaaaatcatTGGCATCGGTTCTGAATAAATTTACAAATAAGAGCACTAACACTGCTGCTACaaaaagtaataataatgaggGAAATACTTCATTTATCAAAGAGAATAATACCATATTTCCATCAACCCCAAAACCTCATCGTCTAAAAGGCTcaattatttcttattcAGGATCAGATGTTCCCAAACTTGAACCGATATCACCTGTTACTACGGATTTTAGTACAGcaaaaatggaaattatCTATATTCCTGATGGAGCTGAGGAGGAAGCAATGAAGCATGGATCCAATAAAGGCTCGACAGACGTTTCCAGCGACTCCTCTGATGATTtcgatgatattgaaatcctagattatattaaaaattcGTCTCCGGTAAAAGGGAAAACATTTGAAGCTGAACTGGCTGCTTCACAAGAAGCTCCTGCTGCCATCGATCCTTACACAGAAAGAAAGATGCATGATAGAATACTGGCAATTGGTGTAATGGAAAAATTAGCAGCTAAAACAGTCTATGACaagaattcaatttctgATCTAATTGAATGTGGAGTGGTAAAGCATGTACCATTCGTTGATGATCCAAAATCCAGTGTGACGAATAATATCTGTTCGTATAACAATTACGAAACTTCACATGCTTTTTTCTATCAACAGCTCCATAAAAGGGATAAGCTTGAATATATTCCTATTGATATTCCTATAAGTGAAGAGTATAGGAAGTCGCACCCAGTTTTGAAGTTGGAGGACCTTAGAAATCATAAATTAGATGCACTAACAAAGGTAGCAAGACCTACCAGTGCTTCCAATTCCAGTGTTCAAGCAGATAAAAGTTCTAGAGGTATATGGAGGAATGAATGGAGGGAAACCTTGAAGAACGCCACCGTTTATATGGATCCCACTTatccaaataatattacagATTCAGAGAAGCGCACTGTcgatgaagaatttgataaaattaGAAGTATATTTGAAACTGAATTTCATGTTCAATTTCTAGCGGCTTTTACTACCCCAGCTCCGAACATCGTCGTCATCAAGGGATCACCAAAAGATTTCGGTGATGAAGAGcattttaaaagatatgAGAAAACTGTTAGAGAATCTCCTGTTGGTAGAAAATTAAGAATTTGGTCAACCGAGAAAACTTTACGTTTTTTTGGTAATATGAATATCGATTTtgagaaattgaaattccCAACTACAATGAATGCGGAAGGTGTTCCAAAACATGATGTAACTAATGTATCGGAATCCAGTGAAGAAGCAGAAAATGAGATTGATGAAGGTTCTCCTGACTTTAGAAACTATCCATCAAGTAGTATAGGCCTATTAGATCACACCATCAAACCTAAGGAAGTTATCAAAGAGGAGTCCCTTAAAGGGAATATTTATCCTAGCGAAGGTGTTGTAACCGCTATTAGAGAAATACCGCAACCGATATATCAAAATGTACAAGGGCCAGCTGTTATTTCgattaaagatgaaagtaGGCATAAGAAAGTGCAACATGAGCAAACTCGTGAGGAGGATATGCTTGTCTACTTCGAGGGCTTGATCGAGAACCTCTCTAAGAATATGGAGAGCAGAAACCAAGAAATCCTTAAATCTCAAGAGATTATTAAATCGTTATCTGGATTAGTTATGGACAATGAAGTTAAATTGATATCACAAACCGCTGAAGTAAAGAGAGTAGAAAAAATTgctgaagaaaatgaaaaagaacTCAGAAGATATAAGCaccttttgaaaaaaagggATCATAAAGTTAAGAAACTTACAAAGAGACTTATTTCTATGCAACTGAGCACAGAAACCCATCAGAAAACAGACAAAAAACTTAAGAAACTATTGAGAAAACTTGCTCAAAAGGAGCGAcaaattaaacaattagaaaagaagtGCTCAAACAGCGAAGTTAATAGTAATCCGAAGAAAAGCTCGAaaaaagatttgaaaagaggTTTTAAGAAAGATTTAAAGAAACCGAAAAATAAGCCAACATTTTTATACAATCTCGAAACTTCGCTTCAAAAATCCAAGATGGTAGGGGACATTTCTCCTATTATGCAACCTGTTTATTTCAGTGACACTATCGAACAAGATGGGGCGGAAATTCCACACAGAGAAGTAAGAAAAATTCAGCATGCCTATGAATGA
- the NDAI0C04910 gene encoding uncharacterized protein (similar to Saccharomyces cerevisiae YDR222W and YLR225C; ancestral locus Anc_8.432), which yields MSGSKTDKTKFLPVRTVNPNDPVVNNEDSNNNNNNNNNNNRSYTLINDYSALEIFCASKRSHSSGKNKTTSLLKSLKPPSIDTRVETETLYFTDLNNNVCGFVQILYSNVMGGIYKGFQMNFKMFETNESQVKFSIWESIKIPNVVTFDKFSIVSDIITFQIIPNGPRSEKNNNKNKGCSLGKLLIIVNLPHGENTSDLQINLKVDLYQGFKMNPDGTSYFLDKSIHRNDQSRENVKSSRYLRHVFVPRGICEGTISYKDKATNKSFDFDFEKVPVCYLDAVQGMVPNKAASKWNFMTFQSLTYSILLLEYTTTRDFKYGTVTTWAISRDEEIISIGSQVNNTNIVKFKSTILDKETGWEYPSAIKFNLFLHDDADANDKFEEDNLNLVNRYDIFHELPSIVKNIASEFVHINPYLYQYCQRSKFRNEEGISIVESTFISR from the coding sequence ATGTCTGGTTCCAAAACTGATAAAACCAAGTTTCTTCCTGTGAGAACTGTAAATCCAAACGATCCAGTCGTAAATAATGAAGacagtaataataataataataataataataataataacaggaGTTATACATTGATCAATGATTATTCCGCTTTAGAAATCTTTTGCGCATCAAAACGTTCTCATTCTAGTGGTAAAAATAAGACGACAtctttattgaaatcattaaaacCACCTTCAATTGACACTAGGGTTGAAACAGAAACGTTATATTTTACagatttgaataataatgtatgTGGATTTGTtcaaattttatattctaATGTGATGGGAGGAATTTATAAAGGGTTTCAAATGAACTTTAAAATGTTTGAAACAAACGAATCCCAAGTAAAATTCTCCATTTGGGAATCAATTAAGATTCCTAATGTGGTTacatttgataaatttagTATTGTGAGTGATATAATTACTTTCCAGATCATACCGAATGGACCAAGATCAgagaagaataataataagaataaagGGTGTTCTTTAGGgaaattattgattattGTTAATTTACCTCATGGTGAAAACACGAGTGATCTAcaaattaatttgaaagttGATTTATATCAAGGTTTCAAGATGAATCCTGATGGGACAagttattttcttgataaatCAATTCATCGGAATGATCAATCTCGTGAGAATGTTAAATCAAGTAGATACTTAAGGCATGTTTTTGTACCAAGAGGTATATGTGAGGGTACAATTTCATATAAGGATAAAGCAActaataaatcttttgattttgattttgagaAGGTTCCAGTTTGTTATTTGGATGCAGTACAAGGTATGGTACCAAATAAAGCTGCAAGTAAATGGAACTTTATGACATTTCAAAGTTTAActtattcaattttattattagaatataCAACGACTAGGGATTTCAAATATGGAACCGTCACGACGTGGGCAATCTCAAGAGATGAGgaaattatttctattgGTTCTCAagtaaataatacaaatattgttaaattcaaatcaacGATTTTAGATAAGGAGACTGGATGGGAATATCCCAGTGCcattaaattcaatctttttTTGCATGATGATGCAGACgctaatgataaatttgaggaagataatttgaatCTAGTTAATAgatatgatatatttcatGAATTACCAAGTATAGTTAAAAATATTGCCTCAGAATTTGTTCATATAAACCCATATCTATATCAATATTGTCAACGGTCCAAATTTAGAAATGAAGAAGGTATATCTATTGTTGAAAGTACTTTTATAAGTCGGTAG
- the HTA1 gene encoding histone H2A (similar to Saccharomyces cerevisiae HTA1 (YDR225W); ancestral locus Anc_8.439), with translation MSGGKGGKAGSTAKASQSRSAKAGLTFPVGRVHRLLRRGNYAQRIGSGAPVYLTAVLEYLAAEILELAGNAARDNKKTRIIPRHLQLAIRNDDELNKLLGNVTIAQGGVLPNIHQNLLPKKSAKAAKASQEL, from the coding sequence ATGTCCGGTGGTAAAGGTGGTAAAGCAGGTTCTACAGCTAAGGCTTCTCAATCTAGATCAGCTAAAGCTGGTTTAACATTCCCAGTTGGTAGAGTTCATAGACTTTTGAGAAGAGGAAATTACGCTCAAAGAATCGGTTCCGGTGCTCCAGTCTACTTAACTGCTGTTTTAGAATATTTAGCTGCTGAAATCTTAGAGTTAGCCGGTAACGCAGCCAGAGATAATAAGAAGACTAGAATCATTCCAAGACATTTACAATTAGCCATCAGAAACGATGACGAATTAAACAAATTGTTAGGGAACGTTACTATTGCTCAAGGTGGTGTCTTACCAAATATTCATCAAAACTTGTTGCCAAAGAAGTCAGCAAAGGCTGCTAAAGCTTCTCAAGAATTATAA